Genomic DNA from Microbacterium sp. NC79:
CCCACGACTTCAGGAAAGAATCCCCCGATATCTTTGCATCCGCGCCAAGCGCATTCTTTCCGCACGTTAGGCTGACTCAATGGCACTGTTCTCTCGCCGCAAGAATGACCCGTCCGATCGGACACCCGAAACCGGTGTCGTCGCCGAGGGCGCTGATGCCCCCGTCGCTGACGCCCCCGTCGCCGACGCAACCGAGTCTCAGGCTCCCCCCGAGGTTCCGGCCGAGCCGCAGGCTCCTGCCGAGGCCGTCCCGCAGGTGAACATCAGTATGACGTCGTTCGGCGGGCTCGGCTCCACGCCCACTCCGGCTAAACCTGCTTTGCTGCGCCCCGAGAAGCCAGAAGACGTCGTGCTCCCGCTCGCTCCGAGCGACCCCCCGACAAATCTGGAGACCATTTCGGGGCTGCGCGATAACGGCGTGCTGCGTGATGCACTCGCGGCACTCGGCGCAACGCCGACCGGTCCAGAACTGCTCGGCGTTACCCGTCAGCTCCTGCAGGGACACGTCTATCTTCGAGTACGTGGCGACGCTCGCGAGCAGATCGCTGCGGGCGAATCGCTCCAGCTCGGTATTGTCAGCGACGGCGACCGTCAGTTCATGCTGGCGTACAGCTCAGGTCGTTCGCTTCGTGACGCGTTCCAGAAAGACAACGACGCCAACACCAGCGCCTTTGCTCAGCCCGCGTACGCCGTGATCAACAACGTTCTCAAGGGCAACCTTGCGGGGTTGATCCTCGACAACGATTCGGCGCCGGCGCGCGCGGTTATTCCGACCGACGTGCTCAAGCGTGCGATGACGCAGGTCGAAGACGAAATGAAGCTCAAAACGATCCTGTGTGAGCCGCGTGCCGAAGACACCAAGGATAAGGTGCTTGCGGCTCTCCGCGACGCACGCCTGTGGGTTGCTGTCGGTGTTGCCAGCGAGAAGGACGGCGAAAAGCAGTACGGCATTGCCGAAGCGCACACGCGCGATGGCCGTCGCCTGTTGCAGCTGTTCACGCACCCGCTTGAGGTCGTGGCGCTGCAGCGCCCTGAGCAGCCGATGCCGTTTGGCTTCGACAAGCTGCAGAGC
This window encodes:
- a CDS encoding SseB family protein, which codes for MALFSRRKNDPSDRTPETGVVAEGADAPVADAPVADATESQAPPEVPAEPQAPAEAVPQVNISMTSFGGLGSTPTPAKPALLRPEKPEDVVLPLAPSDPPTNLETISGLRDNGVLRDALAALGATPTGPELLGVTRQLLQGHVYLRVRGDAREQIAAGESLQLGIVSDGDRQFMLAYSSGRSLRDAFQKDNDANTSAFAQPAYAVINNVLKGNLAGLILDNDSAPARAVIPTDVLKRAMTQVEDEMKLKTILCEPRAEDTKDKVLAALRDARLWVAVGVASEKDGEKQYGIAEAHTRDGRRLLQLFTHPLEVVALQRPEQPMPFGFDKLQSAFVEHGSLAGVVIDPAGPSIRITRDELAAVLAEA